Within the Ochrobactrum vermis genome, the region CGCAGAAGCGCTGGCAGAAGCGGGTGAAAAATTCGACGTGGTGCTCAATATGGAAGTGGTCGAGCACGTCGCCGATGTCGACCTGTTCATGTCGGCAACGAGCGAAATGGTAAGGCCCGGCGGACTGATGTTCGTCGCCACCATCAACCGGACGCTGAAGGCTTACGGTCTGGCGATCATCGGCGCGGAATACGTCTTGCGCTGGCTGCCGCGCGGCACGCATCAATATGAAAAGCTGGTTCGCCCGGAAGAACTCGAATCGGCGCTTGCGAAAGGCGGCCTGCGCCTCATCGACAAGCTGGGCGTGACCTACAATCCGCTGGCCGATAGCTGGAGCCGCTCCCGCGACACTGATGTGAACTACATGGTGCTTGCCGAACGGCCCGCCTGATCAATCTTATACTCAGCCTCTCTGCGCGCGCGTTGTCATGGCAACGCCTGCGCAGATGACCAGCGCCCCGATCCAGGTCAGCGGCGGATAGTGTTCGCCGAGAAACAGTGTTCCCGAAATAAGCCCCAGTGCCGCCGCGACATAGCCGATCTGGCTGAGATAGACCGGGCCCCCAACCGCCTGTAACCGGAAGAACAGGGCGAACATGCCTGCCGATGCGATCGACTGGGCCAGCGCAGCCCATGGTGCGAATGCAAGAGTTTCAATCGGAAACCGACCGGTGAAGACAAATATTCCGACCAAAAGCATCAGTGCCGACGCCAGATGACTTCCCGCAGCAAGCTCGGTCGGATCGGAATTTTTCGGCCAGTCCAGTGTGCGATAGACATTCCCTATGGCCAGAAACACCGGAATGAGCAATGCCGCAGCGATCCACAATGGATCGGCAGGCTTCCCTACTTCGCCACGCGTCATCGCCACCATCACCGCTCCGATGAAGCCCGCCGCTATACCGGCGATCCCGAGCGCATTGGGACGCCGCAGCCCAAACCCCATCGACAGAACAAGCGTGATGACCGGCGACAGTGTGTACATGATGCCAGTAAATCCTGCGCCAAGGCGCGGAATGGCGGAAAGAATGAGGAGATTGGGCAGCGCATAGGAGATGAACGCGGTGCAGATATAATAACGCAACCGCCCGCCTGAAAAGCTGATTTTCTTTCCTTGCAGGAGAAGAACGGCGAAAAGAATAATACCGGCACTTGCCGAGAACAGAAATGTCCAGATGGCTGGCGGGATACCTGACTGCGCGGCGATCTTGCCAAGCGGCAGGATGAGACCCAGCAAAGTGCCAGTTGCGATCAGCAAAAAAGGCGCAGAATCCGTCAGTTTCATGCGCCCCGTCTCCTATGTGGCAATCAGTTCTTGTCTTCAGGGAATACCGGCAGCGGCAGAACGTCGACACCGTCTTCGAGCAGCGTTTGCACATCCTCGCGCGACGCTTCGCCGTAGATACCACGTGTCTCGGTTTCGCCGAAGTGGATCTTCCGGGCTTCCTCGGCAAATTTGTCGCCCACATAATCCGCATTCTCGCGAACTTTGCGGCTCAACTCCCGCATTTCGTCCAATATCTGCTTCTGGGTTTCGCCGAGTGCCATGGCAATCTTTTCCTTGCCACGGCTTGTCGAAACGGCTGGCGCCATCAGCGATTTCTGGACGGATTGCGAATTGCACACCGGACAAGCGACAAG harbors:
- the ubiG gene encoding bifunctional 2-polyprenyl-6-hydroxyphenol methylase/3-demethylubiquinol 3-O-methyltransferase UbiG, which produces MTETARTTIDASEIEHFSRIAAEWWNPQGKFRPLHKFNPTRLAYIKEKICARFNRDPNASRPFEGLRLLDIGCGGGLLCEPMARLGATVVGADASTTNIEVAKIHAAQSGVEIDYRATTAEALAEAGEKFDVVLNMEVVEHVADVDLFMSATSEMVRPGGLMFVATINRTLKAYGLAIIGAEYVLRWLPRGTHQYEKLVRPEELESALAKGGLRLIDKLGVTYNPLADSWSRSRDTDVNYMVLAERPA
- a CDS encoding DMT family transporter, translating into MKLTDSAPFLLIATGTLLGLILPLGKIAAQSGIPPAIWTFLFSASAGIILFAVLLLQGKKISFSGGRLRYYICTAFISYALPNLLILSAIPRLGAGFTGIMYTLSPVITLVLSMGFGLRRPNALGIAGIAAGFIGAVMVAMTRGEVGKPADPLWIAAALLIPVFLAIGNVYRTLDWPKNSDPTELAAGSHLASALMLLVGIFVFTGRFPIETLAFAPWAALAQSIASAGMFALFFRLQAVGGPVYLSQIGYVAAALGLISGTLFLGEHYPPLTWIGALVICAGVAMTTRAQRG
- a CDS encoding DUF1178 family protein; the protein is MIRFSLHCDQGHEFEGWFRDNADFDRQSEMKLVACPVCNSQSVQKSLMAPAVSTSRGKEKIAMALGETQKQILDEMRELSRKVRENADYVGDKFAEEARKIHFGETETRGIYGEASREDVQTLLEDGVDVLPLPVFPEDKN